TCTACCCGAAGACGGCACCGCAGGACAAGGGCACCGCTGACCTCGTGCACCAGCTGCGCGACGACGTGGCCCCGGAGCTGGAGCGCGCCACCGGCGCGAAGATCCTGGTCGGCGGCGCAATCGCCGGCTCGCAGGACTTCGCGGACACGGTCGCCATGCGGCTGCCGCTGTTCGTCGCCGTCGTGGTCGGACTTTCGTCGCTGCTGCTGATGCTCGTTTTCCGGTCGCTGCTGATCCCGCTCAAGGCGGCCCTGCTGAACCTGCTGTCGATCTCGGCCGCGCTCGGCGCCATGGTCCTGGTGTTCCAGCACGGCTTGTTCGGGGTGCAGCCGGGGCCGATCGAAGCCTTCCTGCCCGTGCTGATCTTCGCGATCGTGTTCGGGCTGTCCATGGACTACGAGGTGTTTCTGGTCGGACGGATCCATGAGGAGTGGGAGCGTACGAAGGACCACTCACTCGCGGTACGGGAGGGACTGGCCACCACCGGCAAGGTGATCACGGCGGCCGGGGCGATCATGATCGTGGTGTTCGGCGCCTTCATGCTGAGCGCCGACCGGTTGCTCCAGCAGTTCGGTCTCGGCCTCGCCGTGGCGATCCTGGTGGACGCGCTGGTCATCCGCTGCCTGATGGTTCCGGCCATCATGCAGCTGATGGGCAAGTGGGCCTGGTGGCTGCCCGCCCCGCTCGCCCGACGGCTGCCCAAGGTGACGCTCGAAGCCCCGGCGGAAAGCCCACCAGCGCCCAGGGAGACGGCCGCTCTCTGATCGGCAGATTGCCATGATCGCCGCCACACGTTGATCAGGCGGCGCCCATCCCACGCGCGGGGCTCGGCCGGACAGCGTCCGAGCCCCGCGCGTGGACGTAGTCGTACACACCCGCAACTGGGCGCCGTGCGCTCTCGGCGACACGGACATCGGGTGGTGGCCGCGTCGGGCGAGTTTCCCGCCGTCGCGCTCGTGCGCGATGACTGCCGTGCCGCGATCGGTACGTTTCCGCCGGTACCGACGAGGTCGGGTCCTGCGGTTTCCGACCGTGTGGCTCCTGCGGCGGCGCCGGCTCCCAGGGTCGGCCCAAGGAGCCGCCCTCACAGCCTGAACGACACACCACGGTGTCCGTCGAACCGGAGCAAGCCCACACCCGGCACCCTCGGGGTGTTCACCGCGAACACGAAGGTCGTCCTGCTGCTGGCGGTGGCGGTGGCGGTGGCGGTGGCGGTGGCGACTGGTACCGCAGTACCAGTGGCCTCTCGAAGAGTCGCCCGCAGTCCCACTGATTCAGTCTTTCCCGCCCATAACTTCGAAGGTAGACGTCACGGCGCTTCCGTGACCGTTGTCGGAGTGGAGAAAAAGGGTGACCTCGATGATCGAAGCGCAAGAACTGACCAAGCGCTACGGCGACAAGACGGTCGTGGACCGGCTGAGCTTCACCGTCAAACCCGGTGAGGTGACCGGCTTCCTCGGCCCCAACGGCGCGGGCAAGTCGACGACCATGCGCATGATCGTCGGTCTGGACGCCCCTACCGCGGGCTCCGTCACGGTCAATGGCCGCGCCTACGCCGAGCACCCGGCGCCGCTGCACGAGATCGGGACCCTGCTGGACGCCAAGTCCGTCCACCCGGGGCGCAGCGCGCGTGGCCATCTGATGGCGCTGGCGCACACGCACGGTATTGCGCGCAGCCGGGTGGACGAGATGATCGAGCTGGCCGGGCTGACCAGTGTGGCCGGCAAGCGGGGGTGGGTGCCTTCTCGCTCGGCATGGGGCAACGGCTCGGCATCGCCGCGGCGCTCCTGGGCGATCCGGAGGTCGTCATGCTGGACGAACCGGTCAACGGCCTGGATCCGGAGGGCGTGCTGTGGGTGCGCAACCTCCTTCGCGGGCTCGCCGACGAGGGCCGGGCGGTCATGCTCTCCTCGCACCTGATGACCGAGATGGCGCTGATCGCCGACCACTTGATCGTCGTCGGCCGCGGACGGCTGCTCGCGGACACCACGCTGGACGACTTCACACAGACGGCCGGCGCGGGTGGAGTGAAGGTCGTCACCGACCAGGCGGAGCGGTTGCGCCCGCTCATCGCCGGTCCGGATGTGGCGATCACCTCCGACTCCGCCATGGAACTGGTGGTCTCCAGGCGCACCGCCCGGGAGATCGGAATGATCGCCGCCTCTCACGCGGTGCCGCTGTACGAGCTGACCCCGCAGGCCGCCTCCCTGGAGACGGCCTTCATGGACCTCACCCGCGACGCCGTGGAGTACCACAGCGCACCCGCCGACAACGCGGACACCGACCGGAGGGCGGCATGATGACCACCTCTTCGCTTTCCGTGACCCCTGCGCCCGCGACGTCGGTGCGCAAGGTGACGACCCGCGGGGTCGTGCGCTCGGAGTGGCTCAAGTTCGGAGGAGACCAGGGAGGCGGTGGCCCGCGCCAGGGCGCTGCCCTTCCCGCCGGTCGAGGGACTGCTGGACGGCGCGTACCTGCCGTCGCCGGCCCGCTGACCGCCGTACACGCTTCGGGAGAGGAGAACGGACATGCGCACCCTGACGTACGGACAGGCCATCAGCGAGGCCACCGTGCAGTGCATGGAACTGGACGAGCGGATCTTCGTGGCCGGGGAAGGGGTGGACGACGTGGGCGGCACCTTCGGTACGACGAAGGACGCCTACGCGCGGTTCGGCCCCGGGCGGGTGATCGATATGCCCAACTCGGAGAACGCGACGGCCGGCTTCGCCATCGGGGCGGCCGCCGCCGGGCTCCGGCCGCTCCTGGTGCACCTGCGGGCGGACTTCATGTTCCTCGCGCTGGATCCGCTGGTGAACCTCGCCGCGAAGTGGCGTTACACGTACGGCGGTGACAAGGGCGGCGTCCCGGTGGTGTCGCGCGGTGTCGTGGGGCGCGGCTGGGGCCAGGGGGCGACCCACTCGCAGAGCCCGCACGCGACCTTCGCGCACTACGCCGGCCTGCACGTGGCGACCCCCGCGTCCCCGGCGGACGCCAAGGGCCTGCTGGTGCAGGCGCTGCGCGGGGACACACCGGTGGTGCTGATCGAGAACCGCAACCTCTACCCGCTGACCGGCGAGGTGCCGCGGGAGGCGGTCCCGGTGCCGTTCGGCGTGGGCCGCATCGCCAGGGCCGGCACCGACGTCACCGTGGTGGCGGCGTCGCTGATGGTCCACGAGGCCGAGCGCGCGGCGGAGCAGCTGGCGCCGCGCGGCGTCAGCGTCGAGGTGGTGGACGTGCGCAGCCTGCGGCCCCTGGACGAGGGGATCATCTGCGAGTCGGTGGCGCGGACGGGACGGCTGGTGGTCGCCGACACCAGCTGGGCGCGGTACGGCTTCGCCGCGGAAGTGGCGGCGGTGGTCGCCGAGAACGTGCCGCGGGCGCTCCTCGCGCCGGTGCGGCGGGTGACCCTTCCGGACAGCCCCGCGCCGGTGTCCCGGCCGCTGGAGGAGGCGTTCCACCCGGGGGCCGGCGCCATCGTGGACGCGTGCCTGACGGTGTGCGGGCAGAAGCGGGGCGACCTGCCCGCGCTGGCGGACGCCGCCGCCGGGTTCCACGGGCCCTTCTGAGCGTGGACCAGCCACGCGGGCCAGGCCGACCACTACAACCTGTTCTGCCGCACCGGGGGCCAGGGAGTGCGCGGCCTGTCGGTCCTGCTCGCCGACGCCGCCACCGAGGGCCTGCGGGTGCAGCGGCCGGAACGGAAACTGGCGGGGCACTCCTCACCGACCGCCGCGGTGGTGCTCGACGGGGCACGGGTACCGCGAGAGCGGCTCGTCGGCCGCCCCGGCAAGGGGTTCCTGATCGCCACCGGCCTGTTCGACCGGGGGCGCCTGGGTATCGCCGCCTGCGCGGTCGGACTGGCGTCCGCCGCCCTGGACCACGCGGTCGCCTACACCAAGACCCGGCGGCAGTTCGGCCGCCCGGTGATCGACTTCCAGGGCCTGGGCTTCATGCTCGCGGACATGTCCACCCAGGTCGCCGCCGCCTCCGGCACCGCGCACGACACGGCCCGCGGCGACCGCGACCGTGCCCTCACCACCCGGGCCGGCCTCTTCCCGGTCGACCCGGCGCACGGCACCGGCATGCCCGCCGCCCAAGCGGCCTGCAACGTGGGAGGCATGGGGTCCCACTGGTTCGGGGCCTGCCCGCGCCCGGACGCCTCCGAACGGACCGACCTGATCGCCCCCGCCGTCCTCGACGACGCCCTCACCCGGGCCGAGGAACTGCTCCAGGTGTCCGCCGCCCAGTTCGCCGGGTCCGCCTTCGCCGGCCACGTGCGGCACGTCCTGGGCGCGGCCCTCGACGACGGACGCGCGCCCGGCCGGCGGGTACAGCCCATGCCCATGGCCGTCGCCCACACCCCCCAGGGCCCTGCGCAGCATCTACGAGCCCTACAACTCCCTGCGCCGCGTCATCGGCTTCGACACCTTCCAGGGCTTCCCCGGCATCGCCCAGGTGGACAAGGCGACCCCCAGCGCGGTGCCCGGCCGGTTCGCCGTGCCGGAGGGCGAGGTGGAGCACCTGCGGGAGGTCCTCGCCGCCCACGAGGCCGCCGAGCCCTTCGGCCACACCCAGCGGTCCTTCGTCGTCCAGGGCGACGTCCGCGAGACGGTCCCGCGCTACCTGGAGGAGAACCCCGAGACGGTCATCGCGCTGGCCTACTTCGACCTGGACCTCTACCAGCCCACCAAGGAACTCCTGACGGCGATCCGCCCCCATCTGACGAAGGGCA
The Streptomyces sp. NBC_01485 genome window above contains:
- a CDS encoding alpha-ketoacid dehydrogenase subunit beta, with product MRTLTYGQAISEATVQCMELDERIFVAGEGVDDVGGTFGTTKDAYARFGPGRVIDMPNSENATAGFAIGAAAAGLRPLLVHLRADFMFLALDPLVNLAAKWRYTYGGDKGGVPVVSRGVVGRGWGQGATHSQSPHATFAHYAGLHVATPASPADAKGLLVQALRGDTPVVLIENRNLYPLTGEVPREAVPVPFGVGRIARAGTDVTVVAASLMVHEAERAAEQLAPRGVSVEVVDVRSLRPLDEGIICESVARTGRLVVADTSWARYGFAAEVAAVVAENVPRALLAPVRRVTLPDSPAPVSRPLEEAFHPGAGAIVDACLTVCGQKRGDLPALADAAAGFHGPF